A stretch of the Acyrthosiphon pisum isolate AL4f chromosome A2, pea_aphid_22Mar2018_4r6ur, whole genome shotgun sequence genome encodes the following:
- the LOC100165116 gene encoding GATA zinc finger domain-containing protein 14 isoform X2, translating into MNTNNGQGNNNNNGGGGGSGGGNNNFRKYKRVTAGNPSNPKTKKQLENELNRQRSFFVNCSQQNPSAAHHSNTQEGGYLNRSNSSVLGQKKHPTLAIYRPPSVRGDINNNSDNVYVANGPQKSKNIQDASDTSEDSSKLNVHAKEFSLERSNTAPQSIANGVKPEGIRHSAGTALSRSRTFYTNGDIKPNSPKKSYDYKNNFAYKNNFHQMKYIQQKDTQGPKVQFKDPKPKSKPIMNDQPNKCVVDSKDDFGLRRSKTYNGPDSKYYHNTSDETRTSWKCQANEFCVKDLNCFPEDINDMAKRIVKDTKNSPTKDLMLLALKIIEHVVSNQDAMKPSVNLSLYIIERDTRDTYVNMIINTIQLWFVKREKLLQPPRFSSYATFVLQMYKGMKLNKVLSNRMEKEVYSRKQALLMLLFKICEHCLTPSKEKNTIEEVECLFNIVDGIGRDLEQEVPDTLKQLYVSIRDVMLTRDCSASVKKTLLRLIELRASQWVLSPSTLHYYNSKTNI; encoded by the exons ATGAATACCAATAACGGTCAGggtaacaacaataacaacggcggcggtggcggcagcggcggcggaaataataattttcggaAGTACAAACGGGTTACAGCGGGTAACCCGTCGAACCCGAAAACCAAAAAACAATTGGAAAACGAATTGAACCGGCAGAGGAGCTTTTTCGTCAACTGCAGCCAGCAAAATCCGTCCGCTGCTCATCACAGCAACACGCAAGAG GGAGGCTATTTGAATAGGAGTAACAGCAGCGTTTTAGGACAAAAGAAACATCCCACGCTTGCGATCTATCGTCCGCCGA GTGTTCGAGgtgacataaataataacagtgatAATGTATATGTAGCCAACGGTCCGCAGAAATCAAAAAACATCCAAGATGCATCAGACACATCTGAGGACAGCAGTAAGCTGAACGTGCACGCCAAAGAGTTCTCCTTAGAACGTTCCAATACCGCTCCTCAGTCCATAGCGAATGGCGTAAAACCAGA AGGGATTCGACACAGCGCCGGGACGGCATTGTCAAGATCGAGGACATTCTATACAAACGGCGATATCAAACCTAATAGTCCAAAGAAAAGTTATGATTACAAGAATAATTTTGcatataagaataattttcaTCAGATGAAGTATATACAACAAAAAGATACTCAG ggGCCAAAAGTGCAATTCAAAGACCCtaaaccgaaatcgaaacctATAATGAACGACCAACCAAATAAATGCGTGGTGGATTCAAAGGATGACTTCGGTCTTAGAAGATCAAAAACCTATAACGGTCCAGACAGCAAATACTACCATAATACTTCAGATGAAACACGTACGTCGTGGAAATGTCAAGCTAATGAATTTTGCGTAAAAGACTTAAACTGTTTTCCTGAAGACATAAACGATATGGCCAAACGCATAGTAAAAG ATACAAAAAACTCGCCAACAAAAGATTTAATGCTCTTGGCATTGAAAATAATTGAGCACGTGGTTAGCAACCAAGATGCTATGAAGCCTTCGGTTAATTTATCCCTCTACATAAttgag agAGATACAAGAGACACTTACGTGAATATGATCATCAACACCATCCAATTGTGGTTCGTAAAACGAGAGAAACTCTTACAACCACCCAGATTTTCTTCGTACGCAACATTCGTACTGCAAATGTACAAAGGA ATGAAACTGAATAAAGTGTTATCAAATAGAATGGAGAAAGAGGTATACTCTCGTAAACAAGCTCTGCtaatgttattgtttaaaatttgcgAACACTGTTTAACGCCCAGCAAGGAGAAGAACACGATTGAAGAA GTCGAATGTCTATTCAACATCGTGGACGGCATTGGACGAGACTTGGAACAAGAGGTCCCGGACACGTTGAAACAACTGTACGTGTCCATCAGGGACGTGATGCTGACCCGGGACTGTTCGGCGTCCGTGAAAAAGACCCTTCTCCGTCTGATCGAACTGAGAGCGTCGCAATGGGTCCTGTCACCTTCCACGTTACACTACTACAACTCGAAAACGAACATTTAG
- the LOC100165116 gene encoding uncharacterized protein LOC100165116 isoform X4 yields the protein MNTNNGQGNNNNNGGGGGSGGGNNNFRKYKRVTAGNPSNPKTKKQLENELNRQRSFFVNCSQQNPSAAHHSNTQEGGYLNRSNSSVLGQKKHPTLAIYRPPTNGPQKSKNIQDASDTSEDSSKLNVHAKEFSLERSNTAPQSIANGVKPEGIRHSAGTALSRSRTFYTNGDIKPNSPKKSYDYKNNFAYKNNFHQMKYIQQKDTQGPKVQFKDPKPKSKPIMNDQPNKCVVDSKDDFGLRRSKTYNGPDSKYYHNTSDETRTSWKCQANEFCVKDLNCFPEDINDMAKRIVKDTKNSPTKDLMLLALKIIEHVVSNQDAMKPSVNLSLYIIERDTRDTYVNMIINTIQLWFVKREKLLQPPRFSSYATFVLQMYKGMKLNKVLSNRMEKEVYSRKQALLMLLFKICEHCLTPSKEKNTIEEVECLFNIVDGIGRDLEQEVPDTLKQLYVSIRDVMLTRDCSASVKKTLLRLIELRASQWVLSPSTLHYYNSKTNI from the exons ATGAATACCAATAACGGTCAGggtaacaacaataacaacggcggcggtggcggcagcggcggcggaaataataattttcggaAGTACAAACGGGTTACAGCGGGTAACCCGTCGAACCCGAAAACCAAAAAACAATTGGAAAACGAATTGAACCGGCAGAGGAGCTTTTTCGTCAACTGCAGCCAGCAAAATCCGTCCGCTGCTCATCACAGCAACACGCAAGAG GGAGGCTATTTGAATAGGAGTAACAGCAGCGTTTTAGGACAAAAGAAACATCCCACGCTTGCGATCTATCGTCCGCCGA CCAACGGTCCGCAGAAATCAAAAAACATCCAAGATGCATCAGACACATCTGAGGACAGCAGTAAGCTGAACGTGCACGCCAAAGAGTTCTCCTTAGAACGTTCCAATACCGCTCCTCAGTCCATAGCGAATGGCGTAAAACCAGA AGGGATTCGACACAGCGCCGGGACGGCATTGTCAAGATCGAGGACATTCTATACAAACGGCGATATCAAACCTAATAGTCCAAAGAAAAGTTATGATTACAAGAATAATTTTGcatataagaataattttcaTCAGATGAAGTATATACAACAAAAAGATACTCAG ggGCCAAAAGTGCAATTCAAAGACCCtaaaccgaaatcgaaacctATAATGAACGACCAACCAAATAAATGCGTGGTGGATTCAAAGGATGACTTCGGTCTTAGAAGATCAAAAACCTATAACGGTCCAGACAGCAAATACTACCATAATACTTCAGATGAAACACGTACGTCGTGGAAATGTCAAGCTAATGAATTTTGCGTAAAAGACTTAAACTGTTTTCCTGAAGACATAAACGATATGGCCAAACGCATAGTAAAAG ATACAAAAAACTCGCCAACAAAAGATTTAATGCTCTTGGCATTGAAAATAATTGAGCACGTGGTTAGCAACCAAGATGCTATGAAGCCTTCGGTTAATTTATCCCTCTACATAAttgag agAGATACAAGAGACACTTACGTGAATATGATCATCAACACCATCCAATTGTGGTTCGTAAAACGAGAGAAACTCTTACAACCACCCAGATTTTCTTCGTACGCAACATTCGTACTGCAAATGTACAAAGGA ATGAAACTGAATAAAGTGTTATCAAATAGAATGGAGAAAGAGGTATACTCTCGTAAACAAGCTCTGCtaatgttattgtttaaaatttgcgAACACTGTTTAACGCCCAGCAAGGAGAAGAACACGATTGAAGAA GTCGAATGTCTATTCAACATCGTGGACGGCATTGGACGAGACTTGGAACAAGAGGTCCCGGACACGTTGAAACAACTGTACGTGTCCATCAGGGACGTGATGCTGACCCGGGACTGTTCGGCGTCCGTGAAAAAGACCCTTCTCCGTCTGATCGAACTGAGAGCGTCGCAATGGGTCCTGTCACCTTCCACGTTACACTACTACAACTCGAAAACGAACATTTAG
- the LOC100165116 gene encoding uncharacterized protein LOC100165116 isoform X1, which yields MNTNNGQGNNNNNGGGGGSGGGNNNFRKYKRVTAGNPSNPKTKKQLENELNRQRSFFVNCSQQNPSAAHHSNTQEVPGGYLNRSNSSVLGQKKHPTLAIYRPPSVRGDINNNSDNVYVANGPQKSKNIQDASDTSEDSSKLNVHAKEFSLERSNTAPQSIANGVKPEGIRHSAGTALSRSRTFYTNGDIKPNSPKKSYDYKNNFAYKNNFHQMKYIQQKDTQGPKVQFKDPKPKSKPIMNDQPNKCVVDSKDDFGLRRSKTYNGPDSKYYHNTSDETRTSWKCQANEFCVKDLNCFPEDINDMAKRIVKDTKNSPTKDLMLLALKIIEHVVSNQDAMKPSVNLSLYIIERDTRDTYVNMIINTIQLWFVKREKLLQPPRFSSYATFVLQMYKGMKLNKVLSNRMEKEVYSRKQALLMLLFKICEHCLTPSKEKNTIEEVECLFNIVDGIGRDLEQEVPDTLKQLYVSIRDVMLTRDCSASVKKTLLRLIELRASQWVLSPSTLHYYNSKTNI from the exons ATGAATACCAATAACGGTCAGggtaacaacaataacaacggcggcggtggcggcagcggcggcggaaataataattttcggaAGTACAAACGGGTTACAGCGGGTAACCCGTCGAACCCGAAAACCAAAAAACAATTGGAAAACGAATTGAACCGGCAGAGGAGCTTTTTCGTCAACTGCAGCCAGCAAAATCCGTCCGCTGCTCATCACAGCAACACGCAAGAGGTACCT GGAGGCTATTTGAATAGGAGTAACAGCAGCGTTTTAGGACAAAAGAAACATCCCACGCTTGCGATCTATCGTCCGCCGA GTGTTCGAGgtgacataaataataacagtgatAATGTATATGTAGCCAACGGTCCGCAGAAATCAAAAAACATCCAAGATGCATCAGACACATCTGAGGACAGCAGTAAGCTGAACGTGCACGCCAAAGAGTTCTCCTTAGAACGTTCCAATACCGCTCCTCAGTCCATAGCGAATGGCGTAAAACCAGA AGGGATTCGACACAGCGCCGGGACGGCATTGTCAAGATCGAGGACATTCTATACAAACGGCGATATCAAACCTAATAGTCCAAAGAAAAGTTATGATTACAAGAATAATTTTGcatataagaataattttcaTCAGATGAAGTATATACAACAAAAAGATACTCAG ggGCCAAAAGTGCAATTCAAAGACCCtaaaccgaaatcgaaacctATAATGAACGACCAACCAAATAAATGCGTGGTGGATTCAAAGGATGACTTCGGTCTTAGAAGATCAAAAACCTATAACGGTCCAGACAGCAAATACTACCATAATACTTCAGATGAAACACGTACGTCGTGGAAATGTCAAGCTAATGAATTTTGCGTAAAAGACTTAAACTGTTTTCCTGAAGACATAAACGATATGGCCAAACGCATAGTAAAAG ATACAAAAAACTCGCCAACAAAAGATTTAATGCTCTTGGCATTGAAAATAATTGAGCACGTGGTTAGCAACCAAGATGCTATGAAGCCTTCGGTTAATTTATCCCTCTACATAAttgag agAGATACAAGAGACACTTACGTGAATATGATCATCAACACCATCCAATTGTGGTTCGTAAAACGAGAGAAACTCTTACAACCACCCAGATTTTCTTCGTACGCAACATTCGTACTGCAAATGTACAAAGGA ATGAAACTGAATAAAGTGTTATCAAATAGAATGGAGAAAGAGGTATACTCTCGTAAACAAGCTCTGCtaatgttattgtttaaaatttgcgAACACTGTTTAACGCCCAGCAAGGAGAAGAACACGATTGAAGAA GTCGAATGTCTATTCAACATCGTGGACGGCATTGGACGAGACTTGGAACAAGAGGTCCCGGACACGTTGAAACAACTGTACGTGTCCATCAGGGACGTGATGCTGACCCGGGACTGTTCGGCGTCCGTGAAAAAGACCCTTCTCCGTCTGATCGAACTGAGAGCGTCGCAATGGGTCCTGTCACCTTCCACGTTACACTACTACAACTCGAAAACGAACATTTAG
- the LOC100165116 gene encoding uncharacterized protein LOC100165116 isoform X3 encodes MNTNNGQGNNNNNGGGGGSGGGNNNFRKYKRVTAGNPSNPKTKKQLENELNRQRSFFVNCSQQNPSAAHHSNTQEVPGGYLNRSNSSVLGQKKHPTLAIYRPPTNGPQKSKNIQDASDTSEDSSKLNVHAKEFSLERSNTAPQSIANGVKPEGIRHSAGTALSRSRTFYTNGDIKPNSPKKSYDYKNNFAYKNNFHQMKYIQQKDTQGPKVQFKDPKPKSKPIMNDQPNKCVVDSKDDFGLRRSKTYNGPDSKYYHNTSDETRTSWKCQANEFCVKDLNCFPEDINDMAKRIVKDTKNSPTKDLMLLALKIIEHVVSNQDAMKPSVNLSLYIIERDTRDTYVNMIINTIQLWFVKREKLLQPPRFSSYATFVLQMYKGMKLNKVLSNRMEKEVYSRKQALLMLLFKICEHCLTPSKEKNTIEEVECLFNIVDGIGRDLEQEVPDTLKQLYVSIRDVMLTRDCSASVKKTLLRLIELRASQWVLSPSTLHYYNSKTNI; translated from the exons ATGAATACCAATAACGGTCAGggtaacaacaataacaacggcggcggtggcggcagcggcggcggaaataataattttcggaAGTACAAACGGGTTACAGCGGGTAACCCGTCGAACCCGAAAACCAAAAAACAATTGGAAAACGAATTGAACCGGCAGAGGAGCTTTTTCGTCAACTGCAGCCAGCAAAATCCGTCCGCTGCTCATCACAGCAACACGCAAGAGGTACCT GGAGGCTATTTGAATAGGAGTAACAGCAGCGTTTTAGGACAAAAGAAACATCCCACGCTTGCGATCTATCGTCCGCCGA CCAACGGTCCGCAGAAATCAAAAAACATCCAAGATGCATCAGACACATCTGAGGACAGCAGTAAGCTGAACGTGCACGCCAAAGAGTTCTCCTTAGAACGTTCCAATACCGCTCCTCAGTCCATAGCGAATGGCGTAAAACCAGA AGGGATTCGACACAGCGCCGGGACGGCATTGTCAAGATCGAGGACATTCTATACAAACGGCGATATCAAACCTAATAGTCCAAAGAAAAGTTATGATTACAAGAATAATTTTGcatataagaataattttcaTCAGATGAAGTATATACAACAAAAAGATACTCAG ggGCCAAAAGTGCAATTCAAAGACCCtaaaccgaaatcgaaacctATAATGAACGACCAACCAAATAAATGCGTGGTGGATTCAAAGGATGACTTCGGTCTTAGAAGATCAAAAACCTATAACGGTCCAGACAGCAAATACTACCATAATACTTCAGATGAAACACGTACGTCGTGGAAATGTCAAGCTAATGAATTTTGCGTAAAAGACTTAAACTGTTTTCCTGAAGACATAAACGATATGGCCAAACGCATAGTAAAAG ATACAAAAAACTCGCCAACAAAAGATTTAATGCTCTTGGCATTGAAAATAATTGAGCACGTGGTTAGCAACCAAGATGCTATGAAGCCTTCGGTTAATTTATCCCTCTACATAAttgag agAGATACAAGAGACACTTACGTGAATATGATCATCAACACCATCCAATTGTGGTTCGTAAAACGAGAGAAACTCTTACAACCACCCAGATTTTCTTCGTACGCAACATTCGTACTGCAAATGTACAAAGGA ATGAAACTGAATAAAGTGTTATCAAATAGAATGGAGAAAGAGGTATACTCTCGTAAACAAGCTCTGCtaatgttattgtttaaaatttgcgAACACTGTTTAACGCCCAGCAAGGAGAAGAACACGATTGAAGAA GTCGAATGTCTATTCAACATCGTGGACGGCATTGGACGAGACTTGGAACAAGAGGTCCCGGACACGTTGAAACAACTGTACGTGTCCATCAGGGACGTGATGCTGACCCGGGACTGTTCGGCGTCCGTGAAAAAGACCCTTCTCCGTCTGATCGAACTGAGAGCGTCGCAATGGGTCCTGTCACCTTCCACGTTACACTACTACAACTCGAAAACGAACATTTAG